In the Apteryx mantelli isolate bAptMan1 chromosome 1, bAptMan1.hap1, whole genome shotgun sequence genome, one interval contains:
- the SLC35B4 gene encoding nucleotide sugar transporter SLC35B4 yields the protein MHPAVAVGLVFGGCCSNVVFLELLARQFPGCGNIVTFSQFLFIAVEGFIFEANFGRKRPAIPIRYYLIMVAMFFTVSVVNNYALNLNIAMPLHMIFRSGSLIASMALGVIILKKRYSISKYTSIALVSVGIFTCTFMSAKQVASDSSLNEEDGLRAFMWWMLGIGALTFALLMSARMGIFQETLYKQFGKHSKEALFYNHALPLPGFLLLAPNIYHHAVLFSQSEPFQVPVIGLTLPIMWFYLLMNVITQYVCIRGVFILTTECTSLTVTLVVTLRKFVSLIFSILYFRNPFTAWHWLGTFFVFVGTLMYTEVWNSLGPLLARWRKRPKQE from the exons ATGCACCCGGCCGTGGCGGTGGGGCTGGTGttcggcggctgctgcagcaacGTGGTGTTCCTGGAGctgctggccag GCAGTTTCCAGGATGTGGGAACATAGTGACATTCTCCCAGTTCTTATTTATCGCGGTGGAAGGCTTTATCTTCGAAGCCAACTTTGGGAGGAAGCGGCCGGCCATACCAATAAG GTACTATCTCATAATGGTGGCCATGTTCTTCACTGTGAGTGTGGTGAATAACTATGCCCTGAACTTAAATATCGCCATGCCACTGCACATGATCTTCAGATCA ggcTCTCTCATAGCAAGCATGGCTCTAGGTgtcatcattttgaaaaaaag GTACAGCATATCTAAATACACATCCATAGCCTTGGTGTCCGTGGGGATCTTCACCTGCACTTTCATGTCTGCGAAGCAAGTG GCATCTGACTCCAGCTTAAACGAAGAGGACGGACTCCGGGCTTTCATGTGGTGGATGCTAG GTATCGGTGCACTCACCTTCGCCCTCCTCATGTCTGCCAGGATGGGGATTTTCCAGGAGACGCTGTATAAGCAGTTTGGGAAGCACTCCAAAGAGGCCCTGTTTTACAAT cATGCATTACCACTCCCCGGCTTTCTCCTCCTTGCCCCAAACATCTACCACCATGCAGTCCTCTTCAGCCAGTCTG AGCCATTCCAGGTCCCAGTGATTGGGCTGACCCTGCCAATCATGTGGTTCTACCTCCTCATGAACGTCATCACTCA ATACGTCTGCATCCGGGGTGTCTTCATCCTCACCACGGAGTGCACCTCCCTCACCGTCACGCTGGTGGTGACGCTGCGCAAGTTCGTCAGCCTCATCTTCTCCATCCTCTACTTCCGCAACCCCTTCACGGCCTGGCACTGGCTGGGCACCTTCTTTGTCTTCGTGGGGACTCTCATGTACACGGAGGTGTGGAACAGCCTCGGGCCCCTCCTGGCCCGCTGGAGGAAGAGGCCGAAGCAGGAATAA